GCGGTCTCGCCCGGAAAGCGGTATCTCTTCCAGGGAGCAAAGCTTTTGTTTCAGAGGCACCCAGTTCTGTCAGTTTTTGCGTGAAGCGGAAGGTCAGCAGCCCCAGCAAACCCAACTGTCCTAACAAACTCAAGGCGATCGCGGTTGCAGAAACATCGTCTAAGACCAGCCAGAGCAAAGGGGAAAAGAGCATCAGTTCTTTGGCGTGGGTGGGCTCTCCTTGAGCGGCCAAAACCAAGAGCAGTGGTGGCAATAAAGCAACTCCGCCAATGGCTACTGCAACTTGCAACGTATGTTGCCGTGACTTGGCTAAAGTGGCAAACTGGGCGATCGCGACGTAGATTGCTAGCAAGGTAAAGCTAAGGAGCAAGCCTGCCAACAATCGCAGTTTTTGTGCCTCGCCAGACGCCAAAAAGACCCAAGTCCCCAAGATTGCCGCCACAAGGCCGAAGTTGAGCAACATCGCCACCAGCACAGGGCTTTTGTCACCCCCAATCAAATCTGAGATCAGAGAACGTTGTCTTGCCCCAGAAGCCATGTCAGTCATGGCGTGGCGATAGCGAGCCCAATCTAGCAAGGCTTGCCGCTGAGGTGAGAGGAGGAGCATTAATACTCCAAACCAAATCAGGTTGACCAGGCTGAAGCAGAGTAGAACGCTAAACCAGTCAGATGTAGCGTTCAAGGAAACGGAACTTTGAACCAAAAAACCTAGCAGCAACAGCTCTACATGAGCGGTCATTAAGTAGCTGTAGCGCTTACTCAGCAAAGCCGACGTAGGAGAACGAAAACAGCGGTTGAGGATATGCCAAATCCAGTAAATCCCTAAGCCAGCATTAAGCAAGGTAAAGCTATGGGCGATCGCTGGACTGCCTCCAATCGGCAAAAAGAACCATTGCAAATCATTAACACCCCCTGTATCCAGCCCTGACAGCCAGACACTCCAGACGGTGAGCTGATTCCAATTCATGTAAATCGGCAAAAAGGCTAGCCCTACCAACAAGGCGGTTACCAGAGCGGAAGTACTGCCCAAGGAGTTCGTCTGTCCTGCCGAAAATCGTCCGACAAAGGCAGACAACAGCGCCAAGCTAAAGATGAAAGCGCAAGCGACCCCTAAAAGACCATAGAAACTAACCAGAAAGCTGAGAGACACGTTGGCCGCTAAGGTAGACCAAATATGCATCGGTACTAGCAATGCTGCACCGAGGTACACCAGAACGGGTACTCCCAGCAACTTGCCTAGCAGAATACTCTGGCTAGTTTGCGGACTTAAGCGAATAAAATTCAACGTGCCTCGTCGTTCTTCTTGCTCTAAATCGGTCATCAGCAAGACAGTACCCAGGACAAATAGCATCATGGGTAGCAGCCAATTGAGAATACGGAAGACAGGAACAGGATCGCTCCCACTCTCAAACACCAAACTCCCTAGCAAGAACTGCAATAGTAGAGCTGCCAAAGTGACTAAGAAAGCGCTTTGCCGCGTTAAACGGCCTTTCAGTTCTCGAAACAGTTGTGGATTCCAATCCCCCACCCGATCCAACCATTGAGCGGTCATTAATCCCTGTCCTCCTTTCATCTCTTTTCTTCCTCCTACCCTGCGGGAACGCCAAAGGCGTATATCCTACGCTTCGCGAATGGCAAAGCCGAACATCCTTTCTAAGACGCTTGCTTGTGTCCCAATTTGAGGAAAATCGTTTCTAGGTCTTCCTGTGTGCAATGAAATTCGGTGAGGGGAATTCCGGCGGCGACCAGTGATCGCAACAGCACAGCACTCTCTTCAGCCCCACCCGAAAACTGCACCCGTACTTGCTGAGTTCCGGGTACGATTTCGTAACCTTCTACCGAGGAGTGATTTCTCAACTCCGCCTGCAACGCATCTAAACTGCCCAGCGTCGCTACCACAATTTGCTGCCGACTGAGGCGACGATATAGGTCTTTGAGAGAAGCGCTTTCGACCAAATAGCCCAGCTCCATGATGCCGACCGAGGTGCAAAGCTCGGCCAAGTCGCTGAGGACGTGTGACGAAATCAAAATTGTCATACCCGCTTCGCGCAAAACCTTGATAATTTCGCGAAACTGCATCCGGGCGATCGGGTCGAGACCTGATACAGGTTCATCCAAGAGCAGCAGAATTGGCTCATGAATAATCGTGCGAGCGAGACTGAGCCGCTGTTTCATGCCACGCGATAGGGTAGCGATCGCACTATTTCTTTTGTGGCTCAGTTGCACCAGTTCCAGCACATCTCGCAAACGCCGAGTCCGCCGGGGTTCCTGTAAGCGGTAGAGCCGCGCAAAGTAGTCTAGGTAGTCCCAAACAGTGAGGTCATCGTAGAGAGGAAAGTCGTCGGGTAAGTAACCCAGCCTTCGCTTCAGATTGGGGTTGCTGTGGTCTCGCAACAAGCGATCGCCGTTGATAAAAATTTCGCCTGTGGTTGGTTCTTCTGCCGCCGCCAACATGCGAATTAACGTAGTTTTTCCCGCCCCATTGGGGCCAATTAGCCCGTAAACTTCCCCCGTTGCAATTTCTAAATCTAAATCGTGAACCGCAAGGTGACGGTCGAACTGCTTAGTCAGCCCACGAGTTCGAACTGCTAATTCTTTTGCCATAGGTGCTGAGGAGCGATGCAAGTTAACAGCAAGGCTAGCCTTTCACCGATTGCTTTGGCATCTGGTTTATAGAATTGAAACAACTGGCACAATCAGCTTCTTCGTAGTGCCTAATAGCAACGTTATTTCTATGTTTAAAAAATATTCAGTTGCGATCACAAATCAGGTGGATGCAGGAGCGACTGGCACTGCCTCTAAATGAGGTTGCTCGACTGAACCATCCTTAAGGGCTTCGCGAAATTCACGCCAATCTCTCTCCACCTGCTGACTGTAATGTTGGGCATAGTCCAGCGCTGTGGCTTGCCAAGTTGCTTGTTGGGCAAAGTCGATCAGCTCATCCGCGATCGCTGAACCCTGCCGCCCGCCGCTGCGCAACTGCGCCCAAGCAACCACCTCGCCCATCGTCGCGATCACCTTTTCTAAACGCTTCAGTCTGCCGCGATTGGCTTCTAGGTTGACTCGACTTTCAAAAGGTTGCAGTTCAGTCAAGACAAAGGATTTATTGTCCTGAGTCACCGCTTTGAGCAGAGCAGGCGGACAAGCCTGAACTCGTTTGTGAACAGCCACGATCCGCTCTGCTTCGTTGGGCCATTGCGGTTGAGCCACTGTCAGGTAAGGTTGCAAGGCGGAGGAGTGAGCTTGCTTGAGATCGAGCAGGTAGTTGCCGTTAGGCGAGCCATGCCCCACCACTAGCAAGATGTAGCGCTCAATCCCCAAGCTGCCAGTGCCCGCTGCTCGCTGAGCCACATCCAGCAGCTTAAAAAACTTAGGTTTGGTTTGCTGCGCTCTAAATTTCTCAATCAAAGCGGTGATTTTTTTGCGCTCAGCAGCTTCAATTGGCAAGGCTCGTTTACCATCTAAGCGAATGCGACGAGTGTTGCCCTTGATCTCAGTCCGGTTGTTCAAAAAATCTGGACGTTGGCGCTGTTTGAGCTGA
This DNA window, taken from Trichocoleus sp. FACHB-46, encodes the following:
- a CDS encoding ABC transporter ATP-binding protein; the protein is MAKELAVRTRGLTKQFDRHLAVHDLDLEIATGEVYGLIGPNGAGKTTLIRMLAAAEEPTTGEIFINGDRLLRDHSNPNLKRRLGYLPDDFPLYDDLTVWDYLDYFARLYRLQEPRRTRRLRDVLELVQLSHKRNSAIATLSRGMKQRLSLARTIIHEPILLLLDEPVSGLDPIARMQFREIIKVLREAGMTILISSHVLSDLAELCTSVGIMELGYLVESASLKDLYRRLSRQQIVVATLGSLDALQAELRNHSSVEGYEIVPGTQQVRVQFSGGAEESAVLLRSLVAAGIPLTEFHCTQEDLETIFLKLGHKQAS
- a CDS encoding DUF2252 domain-containing protein → MTRAPLVERIQQFNQGRDPQLLHRKYKAMQRSPFVFLRGTCHLFYQDWPSTSALNQAPLSWICGDLHLENFGTFKGDNRLTYFDLNDFDEAVLAPCTWDITRFLTSIFVGANTLGLGYTDAIALAQSFLTHYKQALATGKAGWIERSTATGLVQELLSQLKQRQRPDFLNNRTEIKGNTRRIRLDGKRALPIEAAERKKITALIEKFRAQQTKPKFFKLLDVAQRAAGTGSLGIERYILLVVGHGSPNGNYLLDLKQAHSSALQPYLTVAQPQWPNEAERIVAVHKRVQACPPALLKAVTQDNKSFVLTELQPFESRVNLEANRGRLKRLEKVIATMGEVVAWAQLRSGGRQGSAIADELIDFAQQATWQATALDYAQHYSQQVERDWREFREALKDGSVEQPHLEAVPVAPAST